From Vigna angularis cultivar LongXiaoDou No.4 chromosome 11, ASM1680809v1, whole genome shotgun sequence:
GTATCTTGGGATGTCAACTTGGCAAAGTGTTTGCCGCCTCGTGCATCCCGTGATCCTGGTTTCATAGTTGATCGTCCTTTGAAGTTCAAGCAATTGAGGCTTCGAAAGGGGCTTAATTTAAAGAGACGTCACCAGGATTTCTTGCTGAGATTTGAAGAAATGCCAGAAGTTTGCCCCTATAGGAATCCTGCTGAGGCTTTTTCCAAGGAATCGTTAGAGGCAGAAAAGAGATCTTGTGCAGTAGTAAGGGAGATTCTTGCAATGACAATTGAAAAGAGGACTTTAATAGACCACTTGACTCATTTCAGAAAGGACTTTGGCTTCCCAAACAAGTTGAGAGGGATGATAATAAGGCACCCGGAATTGTTTTATGTGAGTTTGAAAGGACAACGACATTCAGTTTTCTTGGTGGAGGGGTTTGGTGAGAAGGGTGACTTATTGGAGAAGGAAGAGATTTTATCCATACAGGATAAATGGATGGACTTGGCTAGGGAGTCCAAGAGAATGAGACgagagagaaggaagagtaGGTTTAGGAAAGATATTGGCAGCTTGAATGAAGCTGATCAAAATAATTCTGACAGTGATGATGATTACGATGATAATATTGGGATCGACAATTTTGAGAATGTGTATGATGATGGTTTTGAGAATATATTTGAGGAGTTGGATTTCGAGgctgaggatgatgatgatgatcaagGAGACAAGATTTTCTCCCAAAGCAATTATGGAGAATTCTGGACTGCGGAACCTTTTCCTATTCAACATGGTTTGGATGAACCTCAGATGCAGCCTTGGTAGTTTTTAATTTGTAGAACATAGTTTTTTCCCACACAAGTAAAGCAGTAAAGTTTTCAAATGGTAATTTATGGTTCCAGATTGCATCCACCATACCATGATTGGGAGCATGATCCATgctttactatttactatattaatTGAAAGACCATTCGGTGTAAGATTGTGTACATATGATAAAGTTGAAGCAAAAGTTGAAGCTCAAAGAGGGGTTAACTACAGAAATTCGCTCCTCCAATTATTTCCAATTGCTGTTTTTCTGTCCCAAGAGTGATCTTGGCAAATTTCTATTCTATGTTTTCAAAGTGTCAGGTTACTGTCTATGGTGGGTTAAGGTTCGTGATTGACTTATAGGAGAGCA
This genomic window contains:
- the LOC128194680 gene encoding protein WHAT'S THIS FACTOR 1, chloroplastic-like — protein: MALCLPLSFSNPKPVASLSSSFVHGGTKPSSFSINEKLKTGNRLQNVSVSISCSSIKLVHDRALDKHVVMKYRVRFVQKLKTLLLSKSKHYIPVHILCKCRSYLGLPKPRSILSMIHRYPSIFELFNMSWPPKPLNATKLHPKLCVRLTPAAAAVAAEELAFQSSISNMLAAKLQKLLMLSSRRKLLLSKLVHFAPHLGLPPNFRSRLCNDHPEKFRTVDTPYGRALELVSWDVNLAKCLPPRASRDPGFIVDRPLKFKQLRLRKGLNLKRRHQDFLLRFEEMPEVCPYRNPAEAFSKESLEAEKRSCAVVREILAMTIEKRTLIDHLTHFRKDFGFPNKLRGMIIRHPELFYVSLKGQRHSVFLVEGFGEKGDLLEKEEILSIQDKWMDLARESKRMRRERRKSRFRKDIGSLNEADQNNSDSDDDYDDNIGIDNFENVYDDGFENIFEELDFEAEDDDDDQGDKIFSQSNYGEFWTAEPFPIQHGLDEPQMQPW